One Nonomuraea angiospora DNA segment encodes these proteins:
- the urtC gene encoding urea ABC transporter permease subunit UrtC yields MIKIRRSLPFATVFAIVAVIALVAAPLLLEPFRLGLLAKYLCYAIVALGIGLAWGQGGMLTLGQGVFFGLGGYAMAMYLKLTEAGGGLPDFMVWSGVERLPALWAPFANPIFALAMAVLGPVVIALLLGALVFRQRVRGAYFAILTQALAAALVILLVGQQGLTGGTNGMTNFFELFGQDLAEDSTQRTLYLVVAVVLGILYLATRQLVNSRYGRLLVAVRDGEDRVRFLGYDPALVKTVTFAASAGMAGLAGALFVPVVGIISPALLGVVPSLELVVAVAVGGRHALAGAVLGAVLMGYAKTVFSEQFADGWLYLQGALFILVMTLAPKGIVGLLGRWRRARTT; encoded by the coding sequence ATGATCAAAATAAGGAGAAGCCTGCCTTTCGCGACCGTGTTCGCGATCGTGGCCGTGATCGCCCTGGTGGCGGCCCCGCTGCTGCTGGAGCCGTTCCGGCTGGGGCTGCTGGCGAAATACCTCTGCTACGCGATCGTCGCGCTCGGGATCGGGCTGGCCTGGGGGCAGGGCGGCATGCTCACCCTCGGCCAGGGCGTCTTCTTCGGGCTCGGCGGCTACGCCATGGCGATGTACCTCAAGCTCACCGAGGCCGGTGGCGGGCTGCCCGACTTCATGGTGTGGAGCGGGGTCGAGCGGCTGCCCGCGCTGTGGGCGCCGTTCGCCAACCCGATATTCGCCCTCGCCATGGCCGTGCTCGGGCCCGTGGTGATCGCGCTGCTCCTGGGCGCGCTGGTGTTCCGGCAGCGGGTACGGGGCGCGTACTTCGCGATCCTCACCCAGGCGCTGGCCGCCGCCCTGGTCATCCTGCTCGTCGGCCAGCAGGGCCTGACCGGCGGCACCAACGGCATGACGAACTTCTTCGAGCTGTTCGGCCAGGACCTGGCCGAGGACTCCACGCAGCGGACGCTCTACCTCGTGGTGGCGGTCGTCCTCGGGATCCTCTACCTCGCCACCCGCCAGCTCGTGAACAGCCGCTACGGCCGGCTCCTCGTCGCGGTCAGGGACGGCGAGGACCGGGTGCGCTTCCTCGGCTACGACCCGGCGCTGGTCAAGACCGTCACCTTCGCCGCCTCGGCGGGCATGGCGGGGCTGGCGGGCGCGCTGTTCGTGCCGGTGGTCGGCATCATCTCGCCCGCGCTGCTCGGCGTCGTGCCCTCGCTGGAGCTGGTCGTCGCGGTGGCGGTCGGCGGGCGGCACGCGCTGGCCGGCGCCGTGCTCGGCGCGGTCCTCATGGGCTACGCCAAGACGGTGTTCAGCGAGCAGTTCGCCGACGGCTGGCTCTACCTGCAGGGCGCGCTGTTCATCCTGGTCATGACGCTCGCCCCGAAGGGGATCGTGGGCCTGCTGGGGAGGTGGCGGCGTGCTCGAACTACGTGA
- the urtD gene encoding urea ABC transporter ATP-binding protein UrtD, translating into MLELRDVQVVFDGFRALDGVDLTVPEGELRFLIGPNGAGKTTLIDVITGLTRPAAGSVRFGEHDLVGRKEHQIVRLGVGRTFQTSVVFEELSVVENLDLAASFRMPLWSLARRRKGVSEAVEEALARTGLEDLAERSAGVLSHGQRQWLEIGMLLAQRPRLLLLDEPVAGMSRDERERTGELLTRIADDHTVIVVEHDMEFLRRHASAVTVLHEGRVLVEGSVDEVSADPRVQEVYLGRRASDAVGDRP; encoded by the coding sequence GTGCTCGAACTACGTGACGTCCAGGTCGTGTTCGACGGCTTCCGGGCGCTCGACGGCGTGGACCTGACCGTGCCCGAGGGCGAGCTGCGCTTCCTGATCGGACCCAACGGCGCGGGCAAGACCACGCTGATCGACGTGATCACCGGCCTCACCAGGCCGGCGGCGGGCAGCGTGCGGTTCGGTGAGCACGACCTGGTCGGCAGGAAGGAGCACCAGATCGTCCGCCTGGGCGTCGGCCGCACGTTCCAGACGTCGGTCGTGTTCGAGGAGCTGAGCGTGGTCGAGAACCTCGACCTCGCGGCCAGCTTCCGCATGCCGCTGTGGTCGCTGGCCAGGCGGCGCAAGGGCGTGTCGGAGGCCGTCGAGGAGGCGCTGGCCAGGACCGGACTCGAAGATCTCGCCGAACGTTCGGCCGGTGTTCTCTCGCACGGCCAGCGCCAGTGGCTGGAGATCGGCATGCTGCTGGCGCAGCGCCCCCGGCTGCTGCTCCTGGACGAGCCGGTGGCGGGCATGTCCAGGGACGAACGGGAGCGCACGGGAGAGCTGCTCACCCGGATCGCCGACGACCACACGGTGATCGTGGTGGAGCACGACATGGAGTTCCTTCGGCGGCACGCCTCGGCGGTGACCGTGCTGCACGAGGGCAGGGTGCTCGTGGAAGGGTCGGTCGACGAGGTCAGCGCCGACCCCCGCGTCCAGGAGGTCTACCTGGGGAGGAGGGCCAGCGATGCTGTCGGTGACCGGCCTTGA
- the ureG gene encoding urease accessory protein UreG, producing MGANHDDHHHAPDGRGRALRLGVGGPVGSGKTALVAALCRTLGPSLSLGVVTNDIYTTEDADFLRRAGVLDPERILAVETGCCPHTAIRDDIAANLDAVETLEHRFGPLDLVIVESGGDNLTATFSRGLADRQIFVLDVSGGDKVPRKGGPGVTTADLLVVNKTDLAPMVGADLGVMDRDAAAVRGDRPVLFTSIRQEPTAATVAAWVSEQVTAWSHAHAAPVS from the coding sequence ATGGGTGCCAATCACGACGACCACCACCACGCCCCCGACGGCCGCGGCCGGGCGCTGCGGCTCGGGGTGGGCGGCCCGGTAGGGAGCGGCAAGACGGCCCTGGTGGCCGCGCTGTGCAGGACGCTGGGCCCGTCACTGTCCCTAGGGGTGGTGACGAACGACATCTACACCACCGAGGACGCCGACTTCCTGCGCCGGGCGGGCGTGCTCGACCCCGAGCGCATCCTCGCCGTCGAGACCGGTTGCTGCCCCCACACCGCCATCCGCGACGACATCGCCGCGAACCTCGACGCCGTGGAGACCCTGGAACACCGCTTCGGCCCGCTGGACCTGGTGATCGTGGAGAGCGGCGGCGACAACCTGACGGCCACGTTCAGCCGGGGGCTGGCGGACAGGCAGATCTTCGTCCTGGACGTGTCGGGCGGCGACAAGGTGCCGCGCAAGGGCGGTCCGGGGGTGACGACGGCGGACCTGCTGGTCGTCAACAAGACGGACCTGGCCCCGATGGTGGGCGCCGACCTGGGCGTGATGGACCGCGACGCGGCGGCCGTACGCGGTGACAGGCCGGTGCTGTTCACCTCGATCAGGCAGGAGCCCACCGCCGCCACGGTCGCCGCCTGGGTGTCCGAGCAGGTGACGGCCTGGTCCCACGCCCACGCGGCACCCGTCTCCTGA
- a CDS encoding urease accessory protein UreF encodes MNPALLLLADSRLPAGGHAHSGGTEQAITSGAVSDVPSLARFLRGRLHTTGALAATLTAAAHTQATTTASPPVTASPVTSPSTSPAPNGPTPGSPWVLLDAEVDARTAAPAQREASRTQGRLLVRVARRVWPSPVLEELARAVPSPHHPIALGAVAHAAGATAEEAAMAAAYHAISGPATAAVRLLGLDPVAVHGLLADLTPDLTAIATEAHLTVTNARSTAHLTVTNARSTAANPASTAHPGLTLHPSDPADPLPWLAALPAYSSPALDLLAEQHARAEVRLFVS; translated from the coding sequence ATGAACCCAGCGCTGCTCCTCCTCGCCGACTCCCGCCTCCCGGCCGGCGGCCACGCCCACTCGGGCGGCACCGAACAGGCCATCACGTCGGGGGCGGTCTCCGACGTGCCGTCACTGGCCCGCTTCCTGCGGGGCCGCCTCCACACCACCGGCGCCCTCGCCGCCACCCTCACAGCCGCCGCCCACACCCAGGCCACCACCACCGCGTCCCCACCGGTCACCGCATCGCCAGTCACGTCACCATCCACCTCCCCAGCGCCCAACGGCCCAACGCCAGGGTCGCCGTGGGTGCTGCTCGACGCCGAGGTCGATGCCAGGACCGCCGCCCCCGCCCAGCGGGAGGCGTCCAGGACCCAGGGCAGGCTCCTCGTCAGGGTCGCCCGCCGCGTGTGGCCGTCTCCGGTGCTGGAGGAGCTGGCGCGGGCCGTACCGAGCCCCCATCACCCGATCGCCCTCGGTGCGGTGGCACATGCGGCGGGCGCCACGGCCGAGGAGGCGGCCATGGCGGCGGCGTACCACGCGATCAGCGGCCCGGCCACGGCGGCGGTGCGGCTCCTGGGCCTCGACCCGGTGGCCGTGCACGGGCTCCTGGCCGACCTCACCCCCGACCTCACGGCCATAGCCACCGAAGCCCACCTCACCGTGACGAACGCCCGCTCCACCGCCCACCTCACCGTGACGAACGCCCGCTCCACCGCGGCGAATCCCGCCTCCACCGCCCACCCCGGCCTCACGCTCCATCCCTCGGACCCCGCGGACCCGCTCCCCTGGTTGGCGGCGCTGCCCGCGTACTCGTCCCCAGCCCTTGACCTCCTGGCCGAGCAGCACGCTCGCGCCGAGGTCAGGTTGTTCGTCTCCTAA
- the urtB gene encoding urea ABC transporter permease subunit UrtB gives MPAFLNQLPIGLSIGAVLLLIALGLTFTFGQMGVINMAHGEFIMAGAYTAFLLQDLVLALPAAFLVAGLMGLILERAAIRHFYGRPLDTLLLTWGVSLVLQQLARDLFGAPNVQVPAPSWLAGGVGILPYNRLFIMGLAIAGVVAVWLYLNRTGLGRRTQAVVQNRQLAATSGIDTGRVDMLTFFIGSGLAGVAGVALTLIGPVGPALGTYYIVDAFLVVVAGGLGQLRGAVLAAVGLGLLNSYAEFWSDASLAKVIVFAVIIAFLQVRPQGMFVLRSRVLT, from the coding sequence ATGCCGGCCTTCCTCAACCAGCTCCCCATCGGCCTGTCCATCGGGGCGGTGCTGCTGCTCATCGCGCTCGGGCTGACGTTCACGTTCGGGCAGATGGGCGTGATCAACATGGCGCACGGCGAGTTCATCATGGCGGGCGCCTACACCGCGTTCCTGCTGCAGGACCTGGTGCTCGCGCTGCCCGCGGCGTTCCTGGTGGCGGGGCTCATGGGGCTGATCCTGGAGCGGGCCGCCATCAGGCACTTCTACGGCCGCCCGCTGGACACGCTGCTGCTCACCTGGGGCGTCAGCCTGGTGCTGCAGCAGCTCGCCCGCGACCTGTTCGGCGCGCCGAACGTGCAGGTGCCCGCCCCCTCCTGGCTCGCGGGCGGGGTGGGCATCCTGCCCTACAACCGGCTGTTCATCATGGGGCTCGCGATCGCCGGAGTGGTGGCGGTCTGGCTGTACCTCAACCGCACCGGGCTCGGCCGCCGGACCCAGGCCGTCGTGCAGAACCGGCAGCTCGCCGCGACCAGCGGCATCGACACCGGCCGGGTGGACATGCTGACGTTCTTCATCGGGTCCGGGCTGGCGGGCGTGGCCGGGGTGGCGCTGACGCTGATCGGGCCCGTCGGGCCGGCGCTCGGCACGTACTACATCGTGGACGCGTTCCTCGTGGTCGTGGCGGGCGGGCTCGGGCAGCTGCGCGGCGCCGTGCTGGCCGCGGTCGGGCTGGGGCTGCTGAACTCCTACGCCGAGTTCTGGTCGGACGCCTCCCTGGCGAAGGTCATCGTGTTCGCCGTGATCATCGCGTTCCTGCAGGTGCGCCCGCAGGGCATGTTCGTGCTGCGGTCGAGGGTGCTCACATGA
- the era gene encoding GTPase Era, protein MTSPDNHRAGFACFVGRPNVGKSTLMNALVGSKVAITSSKPQTTRRTIRGIVHRPDAQLVIVDTPGLHRPRTLLGERLDSLVLSTLTEVDVIGFCVPANEPIGKGDRFIADKLAAVKKTPVVAVVTKCDLASKEQIAEQLLAVSQVGEFAAIVPVSGQSGEQLDVLADVLIEHLPESPPLYEDGRLTDEPEQVLVGELIREAALEGVRDELPHSIAVVVDEMMPREGRDDLLDIYAHLFVERPSQKAIVIGHKGERLREVGTKARKQIEALLGTRVYLDLRISVAKDWQRDPKQLRRLGFYD, encoded by the coding sequence GTGACTTCGCCAGACAACCATCGCGCCGGATTCGCCTGCTTCGTGGGGAGGCCGAACGTCGGCAAGTCCACGCTCATGAACGCCCTGGTCGGCAGCAAGGTGGCGATCACCTCGTCCAAGCCCCAGACGACCAGGCGCACCATCAGGGGCATCGTGCACCGGCCCGACGCCCAGCTCGTGATCGTCGACACCCCTGGCCTGCACCGGCCGCGCACGCTGCTCGGCGAGCGGCTCGACAGCCTGGTGCTGTCCACGCTGACCGAGGTCGACGTGATCGGCTTCTGCGTGCCCGCCAACGAGCCGATCGGCAAGGGCGACCGCTTCATCGCCGACAAGCTCGCCGCGGTGAAGAAGACGCCCGTCGTGGCGGTCGTGACCAAGTGCGACCTGGCGTCCAAGGAGCAGATCGCGGAGCAGCTGCTGGCGGTCTCGCAGGTGGGGGAGTTCGCCGCGATCGTGCCGGTGTCGGGGCAGTCGGGCGAGCAGCTCGACGTGCTGGCCGACGTGCTGATCGAGCACCTGCCCGAGTCGCCGCCCCTCTACGAGGACGGCCGGCTCACCGACGAGCCCGAGCAGGTGCTGGTGGGCGAGCTGATCAGAGAGGCGGCGCTGGAGGGCGTACGCGACGAGCTGCCCCACTCGATCGCCGTGGTCGTCGACGAGATGATGCCCCGGGAGGGGCGTGACGACCTGCTGGACATCTACGCGCACCTGTTCGTGGAGCGGCCCTCGCAGAAGGCGATCGTCATCGGGCACAAGGGCGAGCGGCTGCGCGAGGTGGGCACCAAGGCCCGCAAGCAGATCGAGGCCCTGCTCGGCACCCGCGTCTACCTGGACCTGCGGATCAGCGTGGCCAAGGACTGGCAGCGCGACCCCAAGCAGCTGCGGCGCCTGGGCTTCTACGACTGA
- a CDS encoding cytidine deaminase, with amino-acid sequence MTLDPEDSKIITLARAARARNESAEGAAVRDETGRTYSATDVALDALTLSAVQVAVAMAVSSGARSLEAVALVSEGAPSAADEAVAAELGVKALLVAGPDGKLRG; translated from the coding sequence GTGACACTCGATCCTGAAGACAGCAAGATCATCACTCTGGCCCGGGCCGCGAGGGCGCGTAACGAGTCCGCGGAGGGGGCCGCCGTACGCGACGAGACCGGCCGTACGTACTCGGCGACCGACGTGGCGCTGGACGCGCTCACGCTGTCGGCGGTGCAGGTGGCCGTGGCCATGGCGGTCTCCAGCGGCGCGCGGTCACTGGAGGCCGTGGCGCTGGTGAGCGAGGGCGCGCCGAGCGCCGCCGACGAGGCCGTGGCCGCGGAGCTGGGCGTCAAGGCGCTGCTCGTGGCCGGTCCCGACGGGAAACTGCGGGGCTGA
- a CDS encoding urease subunit alpha, producing the protein MTEISRARYAALYGPTVGDQIRLADTDLFIEVTEDLSIGPAGPGDEAVFGGGKVIRESMGQARTTRAQGAADLVITGAVILDHWGVVKADVGIRDGRIYAIGKAGNPDTMDGVDLVIGPSTEVLAGNGKILTAGGVDSHVHLICPQVLDEAIASGVTTIVGGGTGPVEGTKATTVTGTWYLGRMLESLDAYPLNFALLGKGNTVSADGLVEQLEAGASGFKLHEDWGSTPAAIDACLSVADASGVQVTLHTDTLNEAGFVESTLKAIGDRMIHAYHTEGAGGGHAPDIIRVAGYPNVLPSSTNPTRPHTVNTLDEHLDMLMVCHHLNPSIPEDLAFAESRIRPATMAAEDVLHDLGAISMIGSDSQAMGRIGETIIRTWQTAHVMKGRRGSLGGPADNLRARRYIAKYTICPAIAHGLDGEIGSVERGKLADLVLWDPAFFGVKPDLVLKGGVVAWAQMGDANASIPTPQPVLPRPMFGASPVTAAATSLHFVAPAALESGLADRLSVRRRLAPVADVRRRSKSSMPLNDAMPRIEVAPDTFEVRIDGDLVEPAPATRLPMAQRYFLF; encoded by the coding sequence ATGACTGAGATCTCGCGCGCCCGGTACGCGGCGCTCTACGGCCCCACGGTCGGCGACCAGATCCGGCTGGCCGACACCGACCTGTTCATCGAGGTCACCGAGGACCTGTCGATCGGGCCCGCCGGGCCGGGCGACGAGGCGGTGTTCGGCGGCGGCAAGGTCATCCGCGAGTCCATGGGGCAGGCGCGGACCACCCGGGCGCAGGGCGCGGCCGACCTGGTCATCACGGGCGCGGTGATCCTCGACCACTGGGGCGTGGTCAAGGCCGACGTCGGCATCCGCGACGGCCGCATCTACGCCATCGGCAAGGCCGGCAACCCCGACACGATGGACGGCGTCGACCTGGTCATCGGGCCGTCCACGGAGGTGCTCGCGGGCAACGGCAAGATCCTCACCGCCGGGGGCGTCGACTCGCACGTCCACCTGATCTGCCCGCAGGTCCTCGACGAGGCGATCGCGTCCGGGGTCACCACGATCGTCGGCGGCGGCACCGGGCCCGTCGAGGGCACCAAGGCGACGACCGTCACCGGGACCTGGTACCTGGGCCGGATGCTGGAGTCGCTGGACGCCTACCCGCTGAACTTCGCGCTGCTCGGCAAGGGCAACACGGTCTCCGCCGACGGCCTGGTGGAGCAGCTCGAGGCCGGGGCCTCCGGCTTCAAGCTGCACGAGGACTGGGGCTCGACGCCGGCCGCCATCGACGCCTGCCTGAGCGTGGCGGACGCGTCGGGGGTGCAGGTGACGCTGCACACGGACACACTGAACGAGGCGGGGTTCGTGGAGTCGACGCTGAAGGCCATCGGGGATCGGATGATCCACGCGTACCACACCGAAGGGGCGGGCGGCGGGCACGCCCCCGACATCATCCGCGTCGCCGGCTACCCCAACGTCCTGCCCTCCTCCACCAACCCCACCCGGCCGCACACCGTCAACACGCTGGACGAGCACCTCGACATGCTCATGGTGTGCCATCACCTCAACCCGTCGATCCCGGAGGACCTGGCGTTCGCCGAGTCGCGCATCAGGCCGGCGACGATGGCCGCCGAGGACGTGCTGCACGATCTGGGGGCGATCTCGATGATCGGCTCGGACTCGCAGGCGATGGGGCGGATCGGGGAGACGATCATCCGTACGTGGCAGACGGCTCACGTCATGAAGGGCCGCCGGGGGTCGCTCGGTGGTCCCGCGGACAACCTGCGAGCCCGCCGCTACATCGCGAAATATACGATTTGTCCTGCTATCGCCCACGGGCTGGACGGCGAGATCGGCTCCGTCGAACGCGGCAAGCTCGCCGACCTCGTCCTCTGGGACCCGGCGTTCTTCGGGGTCAAGCCCGACCTCGTGCTCAAGGGCGGCGTGGTCGCCTGGGCGCAGATGGGCGACGCCAACGCCTCCATCCCGACGCCGCAGCCGGTGCTGCCCCGTCCCATGTTCGGCGCCTCACCGGTGACCGCCGCCGCCACCTCGCTCCACTTCGTCGCGCCGGCGGCCCTGGAGTCCGGGCTCGCGGACCGGCTGTCCGTACGCCGCCGCCTGGCTCCGGTGGCGGACGTACGGCGGCGCAGCAAGTCCTCGATGCCGCTCAACGACGCCATGCCCCGGATCGAGGTGGCGCCCGACACGTTCGAGGTCCGCATCGACGGCGACCTCGTCGAACCGGCCCCCGCCACCCGCCTTCCCATGGCCCAGCGCTACTTCCTCTTCTGA
- a CDS encoding NUDIX domain-containing protein — MREKVGSELLMLPSAAGFVFDDAGRLLAARHGDGDLWAAPGGGIDPDERPEDAVVRELREELGVDIDVRGLIGVFGGPEFRTVYPNGHQVGYVIAAYACAIAPDSAAPEPDGVEITDYRWVTEREFSELPTTPWTPIAAPQAFAWWRAHAR; from the coding sequence TTGCGGGAAAAGGTGGGCTCCGAGCTGCTCATGCTGCCGTCGGCGGCGGGCTTCGTGTTCGACGACGCCGGCAGGCTCCTGGCGGCCCGCCACGGTGACGGGGACCTCTGGGCGGCGCCCGGCGGCGGCATCGACCCGGACGAGCGGCCCGAGGACGCCGTCGTCAGGGAGCTGCGCGAGGAGCTCGGCGTCGACATCGACGTACGTGGCCTGATCGGCGTGTTCGGCGGCCCCGAGTTCCGCACCGTCTACCCGAACGGCCACCAGGTCGGCTACGTCATCGCCGCCTACGCCTGCGCGATCGCCCCCGATTCCGCCGCGCCGGAGCCGGACGGCGTCGAGATCACCGACTACCGATGGGTGACCGAGCGGGAGTTCTCGGAGCTGCCGACGACGCCCTGGACCCCCATCGCCGCGCCTCAGGCATTCGCCTGGTGGCGTGCCCATGCCCGCTGA
- a CDS encoding urease subunit beta: MIPGEYVHPEGAHTLNPGRERRTLRVVNTADRPVQVGSHYHFAAANPGLEFDRKAAWGMRLDVPAGTAIRFEPGVERDVTLVPLAGNRVVPGLRPEWAGPLDD, translated from the coding sequence GTGATCCCGGGCGAGTACGTGCACCCCGAGGGCGCCCACACCCTCAACCCCGGGCGCGAGCGCCGCACGCTGCGGGTGGTGAACACGGCGGACCGGCCGGTGCAGGTGGGCTCGCACTACCACTTCGCGGCCGCCAACCCGGGGCTGGAGTTCGACAGGAAGGCGGCCTGGGGCATGCGGCTGGACGTGCCGGCGGGGACGGCGATCAGGTTCGAACCGGGCGTCGAGCGCGACGTGACGCTCGTGCCGCTGGCGGGCAACCGGGTCGTGCCCGGGCTGCGGCCGGAGTGGGCGGGGCCGCTCGATGACTGA
- a CDS encoding urease accessory protein UreD, translated as MPASARPGRRGMRASAAVATASSPDGRTLIRRLASAPPLTLRQTGPYTVHLISTAAGPLGGDRLCLDLDVAPRTTLELGSVASTLVLPGDGASEMLVTARVGAGATLRFTPEPTVLAAGCEHRLLVRLELAADAEVLWREEIVFGRHGEVSGRCHARFDATCDGRPVLRQEFTVGDPAVDTSPAVYGSARCVGTTFLTTSAKEPVVAEGVAVLPLAGPGTLVSALAADAVQLRSRLEWGERTTLAPAP; from the coding sequence ATGCCCGCCAGCGCCCGGCCCGGCCGCCGCGGGATGAGGGCGAGCGCCGCCGTCGCGACGGCCTCGTCCCCGGATGGCCGGACCCTCATCCGCCGGCTCGCCTCGGCGCCCCCGCTGACGCTGCGCCAGACGGGGCCGTACACCGTGCATCTCATCTCCACGGCGGCGGGCCCGCTCGGCGGCGACCGGCTCTGCCTGGACCTGGACGTCGCCCCGCGTACCACCCTGGAGCTGGGCTCGGTCGCCAGCACCCTGGTCCTGCCGGGGGACGGCGCGTCCGAGATGCTGGTCACGGCCCGGGTGGGGGCGGGCGCCACACTCCGCTTCACCCCGGAGCCCACGGTGCTCGCCGCCGGGTGCGAGCACCGGCTCCTGGTACGCCTCGAGCTGGCGGCGGACGCCGAGGTGCTGTGGCGCGAGGAGATCGTCTTCGGGCGCCACGGCGAGGTCTCGGGGCGCTGTCACGCCCGCTTCGACGCGACGTGCGACGGCCGGCCGGTGCTCCGGCAGGAGTTCACCGTGGGCGACCCCGCCGTGGACACCTCCCCTGCCGTCTACGGCTCTGCCCGCTGCGTCGGCACCACGTTCCTCACGACGTCCGCCAAGGAGCCCGTGGTGGCCGAAGGCGTCGCCGTCCTGCCCCTGGCGGGTCCGGGCACGCTCGTGTCCGCCCTGGCCGCGGACGCCGTCCAGCTCCGCTCCCGCCTCGAATGGGGCGAACGCACCACCCTCGCTCCGGCGCCCTGA
- the urtA gene encoding urea ABC transporter substrate-binding protein, which yields MRISRPIVSATLVLALAACGADAKPAADSKEIKVGLLHSLSGTMAISEVTVRDAELLAIEEINKAGGVLGKQIVPVVEDGASDWPTFAEKATKLIRQDKVATVFGGWTSASRKAMLPVFERNKALLWYPVQYEGLESSPYIFYTGATTNQQIIPGLDYLKEQGKKKLFLVGSDYVFPRTANKIIKAYAAANGMEILGEEYTPLGHTEYSTLVNKVLQAKPDAVFNTLNGDSNVAFFKQLKSAGSSADSMPVLSVSIAEEEVTGIGVDNIAGQPVAWNYYQTTDTPANDAFVKAYKAKYGQNKVTSDPMEAGYNAVYLWAEAVKKAGSTEVEAVKKAAPGISLERPEGLVTIDGENQHMYKTARIGIIQPDGLIKQVWDSGKPIKPDPYLKGYSWASGLAAGQ from the coding sequence GTGCGCATCTCCCGTCCGATTGTCTCCGCCACCTTGGTGTTAGCTCTCGCGGCCTGCGGTGCCGACGCCAAGCCCGCCGCCGACTCCAAGGAGATCAAGGTGGGCCTCCTCCACTCGCTCAGCGGCACGATGGCGATCAGCGAGGTCACCGTCCGCGACGCCGAACTGCTGGCCATCGAAGAGATCAACAAGGCCGGCGGCGTGCTCGGCAAGCAGATCGTCCCCGTGGTGGAGGACGGCGCCTCCGACTGGCCCACGTTCGCGGAGAAGGCCACCAAGCTGATCAGGCAGGACAAGGTCGCCACCGTCTTCGGCGGCTGGACCTCGGCCAGCAGGAAGGCCATGCTGCCGGTCTTCGAGCGCAACAAGGCCCTGCTCTGGTATCCGGTGCAGTACGAGGGGCTGGAGAGCTCCCCGTACATCTTCTACACGGGCGCCACCACCAACCAGCAGATCATCCCCGGCCTCGACTACCTGAAGGAGCAGGGCAAGAAGAAGCTGTTCCTGGTGGGCAGCGACTACGTCTTCCCGCGGACCGCGAACAAGATCATCAAGGCGTACGCGGCGGCGAACGGGATGGAGATCCTCGGCGAGGAGTACACGCCGCTCGGTCACACCGAATACTCCACGCTGGTCAACAAGGTCCTGCAGGCCAAGCCGGACGCCGTCTTCAACACCCTGAACGGCGACAGCAACGTGGCCTTCTTCAAGCAGCTCAAGAGCGCGGGCTCGTCCGCCGACAGCATGCCGGTGCTGTCGGTGAGCATCGCCGAGGAGGAGGTCACCGGCATCGGCGTGGACAACATCGCAGGCCAGCCGGTCGCCTGGAACTACTACCAGACCACCGACACCCCGGCCAACGACGCGTTCGTCAAGGCGTACAAGGCCAAGTACGGGCAGAACAAGGTCACCTCCGACCCCATGGAAGCCGGCTACAACGCGGTCTACCTGTGGGCCGAGGCGGTCAAGAAGGCGGGCAGCACCGAGGTCGAGGCGGTCAAGAAGGCCGCGCCCGGCATCTCGCTCGAACGCCCCGAGGGCCTGGTCACCATCGACGGCGAGAACCAGCACATGTACAAGACCGCCCGCATCGGCATCATCCAGCCCGACGGCCTGATCAAGCAGGTGTGGGACTCCGGCAAGCCGATCAAGCCGGACCCGTACCTCAAGGGCTACTCCTGGGCCTCCGGCCTGGCGGCGGGACAGTGA
- a CDS encoding urease subunit gamma has product MRLTSHEQERLLIHVAAGVARERQARGLRLNHPEATAIIASFLMEGARDGRPVADLMEAGRSVLGRADVMEGVPEMLESVQIEATFPDGTKLVTVHRPIP; this is encoded by the coding sequence ATGCGGCTTACCTCACACGAGCAGGAACGGCTGCTCATCCACGTCGCCGCCGGGGTGGCGCGCGAGCGGCAGGCCAGGGGCCTGCGCCTGAACCACCCCGAGGCTACCGCCATCATCGCGTCGTTCCTCATGGAGGGGGCCAGGGACGGGCGCCCCGTGGCCGACCTCATGGAGGCCGGCCGGTCGGTGCTCGGCCGGGCCGACGTCATGGAAGGCGTGCCGGAGATGCTGGAGAGCGTGCAGATCGAGGCGACCTTCCCCGACGGCACGAAGCTGGTCACCGTACACAGGCCCATCCCGTGA